The following coding sequences are from one Veillonella rodentium window:
- a CDS encoding class I SAM-dependent methyltransferase: MKLDLNAVGETALLTLYARARDYESEQSVLKDKKSWDILKEIDFDFDQFKDVKMSYYGILGRAKVIDEEIRKFISLYPDCIVVSLGAGLDTMFYRVDNGYIDWYNIDFAGVIEARTHFFDPYERVHNLVSSITDDSWTGKIEINGRKLLLVSEGVVMYLSPDEMTRFLTLLTDSFSEFTLYLDMISPYVAKHTKQHDMLSKMDVSFQWGTKDGHEIVDMNPKLKQTGLINFTGSMLSLAPVVYKLLYPFIYFVNNRLGIYKYKRNM; the protein is encoded by the coding sequence ATGAAATTGGATTTAAACGCTGTAGGTGAAACGGCCTTATTGACGCTGTATGCGCGAGCAAGAGATTACGAGTCCGAACAATCCGTATTGAAAGATAAAAAATCATGGGATATTTTAAAAGAAATAGATTTTGATTTTGATCAATTTAAAGATGTTAAGATGTCCTATTACGGAATTTTAGGACGGGCGAAGGTAATCGATGAGGAGATACGAAAATTTATATCTCTATATCCGGATTGTATCGTCGTATCATTAGGAGCCGGTTTAGACACTATGTTTTATCGAGTCGACAACGGTTATATTGATTGGTATAATATCGATTTTGCGGGAGTGATTGAGGCACGCACACATTTTTTTGATCCTTATGAACGGGTGCATAATCTGGTAAGTTCCATAACTGATGATTCATGGACTGGGAAAATTGAAATAAACGGACGTAAGCTGCTGCTTGTCAGTGAAGGCGTAGTCATGTATCTTTCACCGGATGAAATGACACGATTTTTGACCTTATTGACCGATTCTTTTTCGGAATTCACGTTATATCTGGATATGATCTCTCCTTATGTGGCTAAGCATACAAAACAACATGATATGCTCAGTAAAATGGATGTTTCTTTTCAGTGGGGCACAAAGGACGGCCATGAAATTGTGGATATGAATCCTAAACTTAAACAGACTGGGCTGATTAATTTTACAGGAAGTATGTTGTCTCTGGCCCCTGTAGTTTATAAATTGTTGTATCCTTTTATTTATTTTGTTAATAATCGATTGGGTATATATAAATATAAGCGGAATATGTGA
- a CDS encoding PHP domain-containing protein, with the protein MLVDFHMHSTFSDGVEAPESLFRHSLASNLSMISLTDHDEIDGIMMLRDAQKKWDSAQSIKIITGCEFSGNYKGKDIHILGYRFDETDEKLLQFINYVKAERASRVEKMIQRCNRAGYHITMDMLENTFPHARAYGRPHIGQLLIDNGYAKDINEVFSTVLHKDSPCYIPKVKIEVPKIIDIIHTAGGLAVMAHPKLIRNDDYVAELLAFDFNGIEVYHSKHDSTDESKYKALAMERHLFITGGSDYHGIQGKPPAQLGDFVVDSESVSKFIDLL; encoded by the coding sequence ATGTTAGTTGATTTTCATATGCATTCCACATTTTCAGACGGGGTTGAAGCTCCGGAATCTTTATTTCGTCATAGTTTAGCTTCTAATCTATCGATGATATCCTTAACAGATCATGATGAAATAGATGGAATCATGATGTTGCGTGATGCTCAGAAAAAATGGGATTCTGCACAATCTATAAAGATTATTACAGGCTGTGAGTTCAGCGGTAATTATAAAGGTAAAGATATTCATATTTTAGGATATCGTTTTGATGAGACCGATGAGAAACTTCTGCAGTTTATCAATTATGTGAAAGCTGAAAGAGCTTCGCGCGTTGAAAAGATGATTCAACGTTGTAACAGGGCCGGTTATCATATTACGATGGACATGCTAGAAAACACATTTCCTCATGCTCGGGCATATGGGCGACCACATATAGGTCAACTACTCATCGATAATGGATATGCAAAGGATATTAACGAAGTCTTTTCCACCGTTTTACATAAGGACAGTCCCTGCTATATACCTAAGGTTAAGATTGAAGTTCCAAAGATTATCGATATTATTCATACAGCGGGGGGCTTAGCTGTTATGGCTCATCCGAAGCTAATCCGTAACGATGATTATGTTGCAGAGTTGTTAGCGTTTGATTTTAACGGTATTGAGGTATACCATTCTAAGCACGATAGTACGGATGAATCGAAATATAAGGCTTTGGCAATGGAACGCCATCTATTTATTACAGGCGGCTCGGATTATCATGGCATTCAAGGTAAACCTCCTGCACAGTTAGGTGATTTTGTGGTCGATAGTGAAAGTGTGTCCAAGTTTATAGATTTATTATAA
- the ispG gene encoding flavodoxin-dependent (E)-4-hydroxy-3-methylbut-2-enyl-diphosphate synthase: MIIRKPTNGIYVGTVKIGDFAPISIQSMITTDPVHTEKAIAEINHLAEAGCELVRVAVPTMASAKAIKAVRAGISIPLIADIHFDYRLALEAIDNNVDGLRINPGNIGGEEKVLAVIEKAKPKQIPIRIGVNAGSLPKHILDAHGGHPTADGMVDTALEHVRILEKLDYRQMKLSIKATEVPLMVEAYRKLSDKIPYPLHLGVTEAGTIKQGTIKSAMGIGALLLDGIGDTLRVSLTGDPIHEIEVGRSILSNLGLRNFGATMISCPTCGRCQVNLFDMAGIVEERLASIKVPIKVAVMGCVVNGPGEAREADFGIAGGDGQGIVFRKGEVIKTVPESELVDTLFREIDQYLESLDEE; encoded by the coding sequence ATGATTATTCGTAAACCTACAAATGGTATATATGTAGGTACAGTAAAAATTGGGGATTTCGCACCGATTAGTATTCAGTCGATGATTACTACGGATCCTGTACATACGGAAAAAGCCATTGCGGAAATTAATCATCTCGCTGAAGCAGGTTGTGAGTTGGTACGTGTCGCAGTGCCTACAATGGCTTCCGCAAAGGCGATTAAGGCTGTTCGTGCGGGTATTTCTATTCCTTTGATTGCAGATATTCATTTTGATTATAGATTAGCTTTGGAAGCAATTGATAATAATGTCGATGGTTTGCGTATTAATCCCGGAAATATTGGCGGTGAAGAAAAGGTATTAGCCGTTATAGAAAAAGCAAAACCAAAGCAGATTCCGATTAGAATCGGTGTCAATGCGGGATCATTGCCAAAGCATATTCTCGATGCTCATGGTGGACATCCTACGGCAGACGGAATGGTGGATACCGCATTAGAACATGTTCGTATTCTTGAAAAACTCGATTATCGTCAGATGAAATTATCTATTAAGGCAACCGAGGTGCCTCTTATGGTTGAGGCGTATCGTAAACTGTCTGATAAGATTCCTTATCCATTGCATTTAGGTGTTACGGAGGCTGGAACGATAAAACAAGGAACCATTAAATCCGCTATGGGGATCGGGGCTTTATTATTGGACGGCATCGGAGATACATTGAGGGTTTCACTTACGGGAGATCCGATTCATGAAATCGAAGTAGGCCGAAGTATTTTAAGTAATCTGGGACTGCGAAACTTTGGGGCTACCATGATTTCTTGCCCCACCTGTGGACGATGTCAGGTAAATCTGTTCGATATGGCCGGAATTGTGGAGGAACGCTTAGCTTCTATTAAGGTACCTATTAAGGTGGCTGTCATGGGCTGTGTTGTAAATGGTCCCGGGGAAGCACGCGAGGCCGACTTCGGTATTGCCGGCGGTGACGGACAAGGTATTGTCTTTAGAAAAGGTGAGGTTATTAAAACCGTGCCTGAATCTGAACTTGTTGATACATTATTTAGAGAAATCGATCAATATTTAGAATCATTGGATGAGGAGTAA
- the miaB gene encoding tRNA (N6-isopentenyl adenosine(37)-C2)-methylthiotransferase MiaB, producing the protein MKSYYIYTYGCQMNTADSERLAHQLESVGYIPTDDVEQADLIILNTCAVRETAETKVYGRIGELKHLKAKNKNLIIAITGCMAQKNQADMFKRAPHIDIVLGTHNIRHINEMIVEVERTHAHQINVDMDNTVLPELQAKPNGTFFAWVPIMNGCNKFCTYCIVPHVRGREISRPVSAIVKEVTELGQKGFKEITLLGQNVNSYGLDFKDGTDFGTLIDALDGIPGIERIRYMTSHPQDMTKSMIDALGRSSNVVTHLHLPIQSGSNRILQKMNRHYTVEHYKELLQYCREKIRDIVITTDIIVGFPGETDEDFEQTLELLQDIRYDMAYTFIYSKRSGTPAATMDEQVPEEVKRVRLQKLMDIQNEISLELNKEMEGKVFDIIVEGPSAKDETMWFGRTSGNKMVLFSKDESLRIGDTVSAHIDKAQTWVCYGSIVK; encoded by the coding sequence ATGAAGTCATACTATATTTATACTTACGGTTGTCAAATGAATACGGCGGATTCGGAGCGGCTGGCACATCAGTTGGAGTCAGTAGGCTATATTCCTACTGATGATGTGGAACAGGCGGATTTGATCATATTGAATACCTGTGCTGTTCGGGAGACTGCGGAAACGAAGGTGTACGGTCGTATCGGTGAATTAAAGCATTTAAAAGCGAAAAATAAAAATTTAATAATCGCTATTACCGGATGTATGGCTCAGAAAAATCAGGCGGATATGTTTAAACGGGCACCTCATATTGACATCGTACTGGGGACACATAATATCCGCCATATTAACGAAATGATTGTCGAAGTGGAACGCACTCATGCGCATCAAATCAATGTTGATATGGATAATACGGTCTTACCGGAGTTACAAGCTAAACCTAACGGTACATTTTTTGCTTGGGTTCCTATAATGAACGGATGCAATAAATTTTGTACATATTGTATTGTTCCTCATGTCAGAGGTCGAGAAATCAGTCGTCCCGTATCTGCAATCGTAAAAGAAGTGACGGAGTTAGGACAAAAAGGATTCAAAGAGATTACATTACTCGGGCAAAATGTGAATTCCTACGGTTTGGATTTTAAAGACGGTACTGATTTCGGAACACTCATAGATGCGTTAGACGGTATTCCTGGCATAGAGCGTATTCGGTATATGACGAGCCACCCTCAGGACATGACGAAATCTATGATTGATGCGTTAGGCCGTTCAAGTAATGTGGTAACACATCTACATCTGCCGATTCAATCCGGTTCCAATCGAATTTTGCAGAAAATGAATCGTCATTACACGGTTGAGCATTATAAAGAACTTTTACAATACTGCAGAGAGAAAATTAGAGATATCGTAATTACTACCGATATTATTGTAGGCTTTCCGGGTGAAACCGATGAGGATTTTGAACAAACATTAGAGTTATTACAAGATATTCGCTATGATATGGCGTATACATTTATATACTCGAAACGTTCCGGTACGCCTGCTGCGACCATGGATGAACAGGTACCGGAAGAAGTGAAACGCGTGCGTCTACAAAAATTGATGGATATACAGAATGAAATTTCTTTAGAGTTAAATAAAGAAATGGAAGGTAAGGTATTTGATATCATTGTAGAAGGTCCTAGTGCAAAGGATGAAACCATGTGGTTCGGACGCACATCAGGTAATAAAATGGTTCTCTTTTCAAAAGATGAATCATTGAGAATCGGTGATACCGTTTCCGCTCATATTGATAAAGCTCAAACATGGGTTTGCTACGGAAGCATCGTAAAATAA
- a CDS encoding 1-deoxy-D-xylulose-5-phosphate reductoisomerase has product MKYLSIIGSTGSIGTQTLDVVSQHPDQFKVVALVGHHNIDLLEKQIKEFEPLIAGIVDEKSFEELQKRYTGSTRLIGGKEALIAAATIQEASMVVTAIVGAVGIEPTVEAIKKGKTIGLANKETLVAGGPLITSLAKAHNVQILPIDSEHSAIFQCLEGQERSNVDSLIVTASGGPLRTWDSASIQSATAADCLRHPTWNMGNKITIDSASLFNKGLEVIEAHWLFDFDFDHIDVVVHPQSIVHSMIRMKDGAILAQLGNPDMREPIQYALTYPKREHLSMTHLDFAKALQLEFLPPRYDDFPALRLAYEVGRAGGFKPAVFNAANETAVYAFLDDKIAFGDIYKVVTAVLDSMGREDTFTLDNLLAIDRWAREKAISLMP; this is encoded by the coding sequence ATTATAGGAAGTACCGGTTCCATAGGTACACAAACATTGGATGTGGTTTCTCAGCATCCGGATCAATTTAAGGTTGTCGCGTTAGTGGGGCATCATAATATCGATCTTTTAGAGAAACAAATCAAAGAATTTGAGCCGTTAATAGCAGGTATTGTCGATGAAAAATCATTTGAAGAACTGCAAAAGCGTTATACCGGATCTACCAGATTAATCGGCGGTAAAGAGGCGCTCATTGCGGCGGCCACTATTCAAGAAGCATCCATGGTGGTGACTGCTATTGTAGGTGCTGTCGGCATCGAACCGACTGTTGAGGCTATCAAGAAAGGGAAGACAATAGGCCTTGCCAATAAGGAAACACTCGTGGCCGGTGGACCACTTATTACATCCTTAGCCAAGGCGCATAATGTTCAGATTTTACCGATTGACAGTGAACATAGCGCCATATTCCAATGTTTAGAAGGACAGGAACGCAGTAATGTGGACTCACTAATTGTAACTGCATCAGGAGGTCCGTTACGAACTTGGGATTCCGCATCTATTCAATCTGCTACAGCAGCGGACTGTTTACGTCATCCTACTTGGAATATGGGTAATAAAATTACCATTGATTCGGCATCACTATTTAATAAAGGCCTTGAAGTTATAGAGGCTCACTGGCTTTTCGATTTTGATTTTGATCATATTGATGTGGTAGTTCATCCGCAGAGTATTGTCCACTCCATGATTCGTATGAAGGATGGGGCTATTTTGGCACAATTGGGTAATCCCGATATGCGTGAACCTATCCAGTATGCTTTAACGTACCCGAAGCGTGAGCATTTATCTATGACTCATCTGGACTTTGCAAAGGCGTTACAATTAGAATTTTTGCCGCCTCGATATGATGATTTTCCTGCATTACGACTTGCTTATGAGGTAGGTCGTGCGGGAGGCTTTAAACCGGCCGTATTTAATGCGGCAAATGAAACGGCTGTTTATGCATTTTTAGATGATAAAATCGCCTTTGGCGATATATATAAGGTTGTTACAGCTGTTCTTGATTCTATGGGGAGAGAAGATACTTTTACATTAGATAATTTATTAGCCATCGATCGATGGGCCAGAGAAAAGGCCATATCATTGATGCCATAG
- a CDS encoding Asp23/Gls24 family envelope stress response protein has product MEVIAFVGSSGTGKSHRALVLAHENKIECIIDDGILIHDNKIVAGFSAKKESSRLKAVRRAIFQDPVQVKSVRDQLDKINPNKLMIIGTSDNMVKKITKALGLQDPDRYIRIEDVATPKEIERAQHARLKEGKHIIPVPTMELKPHFKGYLIDPIKTMWRRRTLKRQDQDTLGQIGSEGFERSVVRPAFSYYGRLTFDDDVIIKLIRNGIKKVAGVDESSDISFKKSNKGQNGLVLDMAVVIEHGYPVKNLMQQVQKSVRNEIEYITGMSIERMSIKVKNIVETKRKIIKHM; this is encoded by the coding sequence ATGGAAGTCATTGCATTTGTTGGCAGCAGCGGGACAGGCAAGAGTCATCGTGCACTTGTTCTAGCCCATGAAAATAAAATAGAATGCATCATCGATGATGGTATTTTAATTCATGATAATAAAATTGTGGCAGGGTTTTCCGCTAAAAAGGAATCAAGTCGTCTGAAAGCGGTACGACGCGCTATATTCCAGGATCCTGTGCAGGTGAAGTCTGTTCGTGATCAACTGGATAAAATCAATCCGAATAAATTAATGATTATCGGCACATCTGATAATATGGTGAAAAAAATAACGAAGGCTTTGGGGTTACAGGATCCGGACCGTTATATACGCATTGAAGATGTGGCGACCCCGAAGGAAATAGAGCGCGCTCAACATGCGCGTTTAAAGGAGGGCAAGCATATTATTCCAGTTCCGACGATGGAGCTTAAACCTCATTTCAAAGGATATCTTATAGATCCGATTAAGACAATGTGGCGCCGTCGAACCTTGAAAAGACAGGATCAGGATACATTGGGACAAATCGGGTCTGAAGGCTTTGAACGGTCTGTCGTACGTCCGGCTTTCAGTTATTACGGACGCCTGACATTCGATGATGATGTGATTATCAAACTGATTCGAAACGGTATTAAAAAAGTTGCCGGTGTTGATGAATCCAGTGATATTTCTTTCAAAAAGAGCAATAAAGGACAGAACGGACTCGTTTTGGATATGGCCGTTGTCATTGAACACGGGTATCCCGTTAAGAATCTGATGCAACAGGTGCAAAAGTCCGTACGCAATGAGATTGAATATATTACCGGTATGTCTATCGAGCGAATGTCCATCAAAGTGAAGAATATTGTAGAAACAAAACGGAAAATTATAAAACATATGTAG
- the rseP gene encoding RIP metalloprotease RseP, with protein MTTALATIFVFGLIVFIHELGHFITAKMSGMQVDEFAIGFGPAIAKVKKGETLYSIRIIPLGGFNRISGMSPEEELHERSFYTKPAWKKFIVISAGAVFNFLLAIVIFFGLNLTVGNMTYSDEPVIGNVISGSAAEQADLKANDRILTIDGKPITKWEEIRPSLMGTANHGVPVVVNRNGESIETTVIPKMEQGSVKIGIYPSFTSEQYGVGEAFTKAVIDTGKTIIAMIQGLYEMIRGTQTAELSGPVGISQMAGTVAQSGFAPLLAFAAFLSINLGVINLLPLPVLDGGHLIIIIVEAITGRKLPAKALMYIQMVGIALLVTLFLYVTTQDIFRLL; from the coding sequence ATGACAACGGCATTAGCCACGATTTTTGTATTTGGCTTAATTGTATTTATTCATGAATTAGGCCATTTTATTACGGCCAAGATGTCGGGTATGCAAGTCGATGAATTTGCTATCGGTTTTGGACCGGCTATAGCGAAGGTGAAAAAGGGTGAAACCTTGTATTCCATTCGCATTATTCCATTGGGTGGATTTAATCGTATCTCCGGTATGAGTCCGGAGGAGGAACTCCATGAACGTTCATTTTATACAAAGCCGGCATGGAAGAAGTTTATCGTAATTTCCGCCGGTGCAGTATTTAATTTTTTGTTGGCTATCGTTATTTTCTTCGGTTTAAATTTAACGGTAGGCAATATGACATATAGTGATGAACCGGTTATTGGGAATGTTATTTCCGGTAGTGCTGCAGAGCAGGCTGATTTAAAGGCTAACGATCGCATTCTAACCATTGATGGTAAGCCGATTACTAAATGGGAAGAAATTCGTCCTAGCTTAATGGGGACCGCTAATCATGGTGTTCCTGTTGTGGTAAATCGTAATGGTGAAAGCATCGAAACGACTGTTATTCCTAAAATGGAGCAGGGATCAGTAAAGATTGGTATTTATCCCAGCTTTACCAGTGAGCAATACGGTGTAGGTGAAGCTTTCACAAAAGCTGTAATCGATACAGGTAAAACCATAATAGCTATGATACAGGGATTATATGAGATGATTCGGGGTACACAAACCGCTGAGTTATCAGGTCCTGTAGGCATTTCACAAATGGCAGGAACGGTAGCTCAATCCGGATTTGCACCGCTTTTAGCATTTGCCGCATTCCTCAGCATTAATTTAGGTGTCATCAATTTATTACCGTTGCCGGTTCTTGATGGTGGACATCTGATTATTATTATAGTGGAGGCCATTACGGGCCGTAAGTTACCGGCTAAAGCGCTTATGTACATTCAAATGGTCGGCATTGCTTTATTGGTAACATTATTCCTATATGTGACAACTCAGGATATTTTCCGTTTACTATAA
- a CDS encoding proline--tRNA ligase, translating into MLASKLYAPTLREVPADADVVSQQLMLRAGFIRKTASGLYSFLPLGWRSIKKIEAIVREEMDRANAQEIMMPILQPAEIWKESGRWKAYGAEMMRIHDRHENEYCLGPTHEEMITTLVKNEINSYRQLPVNLYQIQSKFRDERRPRYGLMRSREFIMKDAYSFDIDEKGLDESYKSMYDAYMNIFNRCGLTFRPVEADSGAIGGSGTHEFMAIADAGEADIVYCTACDYAANIEIGKPGVMKQDEEAYKDLETVDTPHASTIEAVADMLNLPLEKTIKAVVFSIDGKVVLAIVRGDHEVNEIAVQHAVLGTVEPEMATPEELEKAGLTAGFISPVGLHQSDDFAIVVDESVMETYNVCGGANKKDAHYININPKRDFDVDDIIIAPIRLITDDDVCPCCGGTLEHAKGIEVGQVFKLGTKYSEALQATFLDQNGRPNPMVMGCYGIGVSRTLAAAIEQYHDENGIIWPRAIAPFETVIVPINAKDSVLMEASQRIYDALHQADVDVLLDDRKDRAGVKFKDADLIGYPLRITVSKSTVENDEVEIQIRKSGETITCAIGMVTSKVTELLQDL; encoded by the coding sequence ATGTTAGCCAGTAAATTGTATGCGCCTACATTACGTGAAGTTCCGGCTGATGCAGACGTGGTGAGTCAACAGTTAATGTTGAGAGCGGGCTTTATTCGGAAAACGGCCAGCGGTTTATATAGCTTTTTACCATTAGGGTGGAGAAGTATAAAAAAAATCGAGGCTATTGTAAGAGAAGAAATGGATCGTGCTAACGCACAGGAAATTATGATGCCTATTTTGCAGCCGGCTGAGATTTGGAAAGAGTCCGGTCGATGGAAAGCATATGGTGCGGAAATGATGCGCATCCATGATCGCCATGAAAATGAATACTGCTTGGGACCGACTCATGAAGAAATGATTACAACTCTAGTAAAAAACGAAATTAATTCATATCGTCAATTACCTGTAAACTTATATCAGATTCAGAGTAAGTTCCGAGATGAACGTCGTCCCAGATATGGTTTGATGCGCAGTCGCGAATTTATTATGAAGGATGCCTACTCCTTTGATATAGATGAAAAAGGTCTTGATGAATCCTATAAATCCATGTATGACGCATACATGAACATTTTTAACCGCTGCGGTCTTACGTTCCGTCCGGTTGAGGCGGATAGTGGTGCTATCGGCGGTAGCGGGACTCATGAATTTATGGCTATTGCCGATGCCGGTGAAGCGGACATCGTGTATTGTACAGCTTGTGACTATGCGGCCAATATAGAAATCGGTAAACCGGGTGTTATGAAGCAGGATGAAGAAGCATATAAGGATCTCGAAACTGTGGATACTCCTCATGCTAGTACTATTGAAGCTGTTGCGGATATGCTTAATCTGCCGTTGGAGAAAACGATTAAAGCCGTGGTATTTTCAATTGACGGAAAGGTTGTTCTAGCTATCGTCCGAGGCGATCATGAGGTTAATGAAATTGCGGTTCAACATGCTGTGCTCGGTACGGTGGAACCGGAAATGGCTACGCCGGAAGAACTTGAAAAAGCAGGTTTGACGGCCGGCTTTATAAGTCCTGTAGGATTACACCAATCTGATGATTTTGCTATCGTTGTGGATGAGTCCGTTATGGAAACATATAATGTGTGTGGCGGCGCTAATAAAAAGGATGCACATTATATCAATATCAATCCAAAACGAGATTTTGATGTGGATGATATCATCATCGCTCCAATTCGTTTGATTACAGACGATGATGTATGTCCTTGTTGCGGCGGTACTTTGGAACATGCTAAAGGCATTGAAGTAGGACAAGTTTTTAAATTAGGCACAAAGTATTCTGAAGCGTTGCAAGCTACATTCCTGGATCAAAACGGTCGACCAAATCCGATGGTTATGGGTTGTTATGGTATCGGAGTATCCCGTACATTGGCGGCGGCTATAGAACAATATCATGATGAAAACGGTATCATCTGGCCGCGTGCCATTGCACCGTTTGAAACCGTTATCGTGCCTATTAATGCGAAGGATTCGGTTTTGATGGAGGCAAGTCAGAGAATTTATGATGCTTTGCATCAAGCCGATGTAGACGTATTATTAGATGATCGAAAGGATCGGGCCGGTGTCAAGTTTAAAGATGCGGACCTCATCGGTTATCCATTGCGTATTACGGTAAGTAAGAGTACCGTAGAAAATGATGAAGTGGAGATTCAAATTCGTAAGTCAGGTGAAACTATTACTTGTGCTATCGGTATGGTTACATCTAAGGTGACCGAATTACTGCAAGATTTATAA